The genomic window GGCAGTTCGAGGTGCTCGTCCAGACGGCGCAGAAGCCGCAGTACGGCCTGCGCTACGGCATGCCGCAGAAGCATTACGACAAGGCCGCCGTCGACGCGCTGACCGACTCCCTGCGGGTCATCGCCTGACCCCGCGGCCTCGACACGTGAACGGCACCCTCACCCCATCGGGGCACGGTGAGGGTGCCGTTCACAGGTGCGCTCCGAGGATCGTCAGTGGAGTCACCTCACCGACGTGGACTGCGAGCCTATTGACGAGTCAGTGCCAGGCGTGGCTCTGGCGACGCGTGCTACTGACAACTCAGCTGAGCCGCGCGAGGAGTGCGGAGGCTGCGATCACGAGGACGAACAGCGCGATGGCGAAGCCCGCGGCGTACGCCACGACGCCGGCGCCCCTGGCGGTGTCGACGTACGCCTCGGCCGGGTCACGCGGGTCGTACGCCACGCGCACCCGCTGGCCGGCCTCCGCCACCGGCGGGTTGGACGCCACGCGGCTCTCGGTCTGCACCTCGCGGCCGTCGGTCGTACGGAAGGCCAGCACCGGCGCGTACGTCGTGGGACGGCGACCTGCACGGGCCGTGCCCGAGTCGCGCGTGCGCACGTCGACCACGACACCGGGCACGCGGACGGCCCTGCGCCGCCCCGCGACCTGGCGCACCAGGCCGGTGCCGGTCACGACGGTGAGGAAGAACGAGCCGACCGTGATG from Streptosporangiales bacterium includes these protein-coding regions:
- a CDS encoding DUF3592 domain-containing protein; the encoded protein is MSSRPSGVRSNGGASPAVTGSRSSTTRPGDPMDLDYVLLASVIITVGSFFLTVVTGTGLVRQVAGRRRAVRVPGVVVDVRTRDSGTARAGRRPTTYAPVLAFRTTDGREVQTESRVASNPPVAEAGQRVRVAYDPRDPAEAYVDTARGAGVVAYAAGFAIALFVLVIAASALLARLS